One Pectobacterium colocasium DNA segment encodes these proteins:
- a CDS encoding DUF4034 domain-containing protein yields MTSISESLTALVQRRAQLREMLKTHQFDALDPLLEQEHQ; encoded by the coding sequence ATGACATCAATCTCTGAATCACTCACCGCATTGGTGCAGCGCCGCGCGCAGTTGCGCGAGATGCTCAAAACGCATCAATTCGATGCACTTGATCCCCTGCTGGAACAAGAACACCAGTAA